Proteins co-encoded in one Gracilimonas sp. genomic window:
- a CDS encoding T9SS type A sorting domain-containing protein: MSRKNLYKSICASLLIAFGLSANAYSQVENRWLSAGSFHNFYSSIGSEIEEGFIKEQQGGWQWPAIYRGQDAQAMKALWLGVTDYTDENGTTFSSRVVHVGPRVTGLGEFYPVSMETVSKFQPPSVTVDGLDSFSKSVQNDRIDPNLEADREIRVVTNTLIGVTVKRTIKQFSQQYHDNYHIIEYTFVNTGNTDDDPEIEMQGQDITGFVPYFLNRMAPVKASRYTIGNATGWGINTMNDQRGDGARPGEPEDFRASFAWHGYFPSFANPNYDNIGAPIFVPNTTGGYLSADDTTGRLAAYHFVGTVTLHADASSTDPTDDPGQPFTMSYEHNDDPLYSNNDAFNVTKMEDEYEMMNRGRVSPRHAYVVEPSGFDGFVNPSNDPSLGEGGGQAYTYGYGPYDIAFGDSVTIVIAEASSGISREVANETGAAFKRGDITAEEKNRVVFQGRDSLFQTFERAIANYESGYAIPEAPEPPSIFTVTSAGNGIDLEWEYTGNTSNLSGFRIYRASGRLDSTYRLLYEADPSENFIKDGDVDRGPEYLLDPPIRGLDYYYYIVSVGNVNNDGTGQTPTNTELVSNRYYMQSYDPARLLRPAGEAMADIRVVPNPYRANSPVELKFGSVASEDRVAFFEVPSVCTIEIYTELGEKIRTLTNTNGSGDIYWDVKTDYRQRVASGIYIARIINEDPNSDEFGRVATRKIVIIL, translated from the coding sequence ATGAGTAGAAAGAATTTGTATAAGAGTATCTGTGCTTCGCTACTAATAGCCTTTGGGTTGTCTGCTAATGCCTATTCGCAAGTAGAAAACAGATGGTTATCGGCGGGGTCTTTTCACAATTTTTATTCCAGTATTGGCTCTGAAATTGAAGAAGGCTTTATCAAGGAACAGCAGGGCGGATGGCAATGGCCTGCTATTTACAGAGGTCAGGATGCCCAGGCCATGAAAGCACTTTGGCTTGGAGTAACAGACTATACGGACGAAAACGGAACTACCTTCAGCAGCCGGGTAGTCCATGTGGGCCCTCGTGTAACCGGGCTTGGAGAATTTTACCCTGTGAGCATGGAAACGGTAAGTAAGTTTCAGCCACCATCAGTTACTGTAGATGGTTTGGATTCATTTTCAAAAAGTGTACAAAACGATCGTATAGATCCAAACCTGGAAGCTGACCGTGAAATACGCGTGGTTACAAACACCCTGATTGGTGTTACGGTAAAAAGAACCATCAAGCAGTTTAGCCAGCAGTACCACGATAACTATCACATTATTGAATATACCTTTGTAAACACAGGCAACACTGATGATGACCCTGAGATTGAAATGCAGGGGCAGGATATCACAGGTTTTGTACCCTACTTTCTGAACCGAATGGCACCGGTTAAAGCTTCCCGATATACCATCGGTAACGCAACAGGCTGGGGTATTAATACCATGAATGATCAGCGAGGGGACGGTGCCCGACCCGGTGAACCGGAAGACTTCAGGGCTTCTTTTGCATGGCATGGCTATTTCCCAAGTTTTGCCAATCCAAATTATGACAATATCGGAGCCCCGATTTTTGTACCAAATACCACCGGTGGTTATTTATCAGCCGATGATACCACAGGAAGGCTGGCAGCCTATCACTTTGTAGGAACCGTAACGCTGCATGCGGATGCCTCCTCAACGGATCCTACCGATGATCCAGGTCAGCCTTTTACCATGTCGTATGAGCATAATGATGATCCATTATACAGTAACAACGATGCTTTTAACGTTACTAAAATGGAAGATGAGTACGAGATGATGAATCGTGGCAGGGTTTCACCCCGACATGCCTACGTGGTAGAGCCAAGTGGTTTTGATGGTTTTGTGAACCCTTCAAACGATCCTTCTTTGGGTGAAGGTGGAGGGCAGGCTTATACCTATGGATATGGACCTTATGACATTGCATTCGGAGACAGTGTGACTATCGTCATAGCTGAAGCCTCATCAGGTATTTCACGGGAGGTAGCCAATGAAACAGGTGCCGCTTTTAAGAGAGGCGATATCACAGCTGAAGAAAAGAACAGGGTGGTTTTCCAGGGAAGAGACTCTTTGTTTCAAACATTTGAACGGGCCATTGCGAATTACGAATCCGGATATGCCATCCCCGAAGCGCCTGAGCCTCCAAGTATATTTACGGTGACCTCTGCAGGTAACGGAATTGACCTGGAATGGGAATACACCGGAAATACATCGAACCTATCAGGATTTAGAATTTACCGTGCTTCCGGCCGGTTAGACAGTACATACCGGCTGTTGTATGAAGCTGATCCGAGTGAGAATTTTATTAAAGACGGGGATGTGGATCGCGGACCTGAATATTTATTGGATCCCCCAATACGCGGGCTCGACTATTACTACTATATAGTAAGTGTCGGCAACGTGAACAACGATGGAACCGGACAAACGCCAACGAATACAGAGTTGGTCAGTAACCGATACTACATGCAAAGCTACGACCCTGCGCGCTTGCTGCGACCTGCCGGTGAAGCGATGGCGGATATACGAGTAGTTCCGAACCCCTACAGGGCCAATTCCCCCGTTGAATTGAAATTTGGAAGTGTAGCCAGTGAAGACCGGGTTGCCTTTTTTGAGGTGCCAAGCGTTTGTACTATTGAGATCTACACAGAGCTGGGAGAAAAAATAAGGACTTTGACTAACACAAATGGCAGCGGTGACATTTACTGGGATGTAAAGACCGACTACCGTCAAAGAGTAGCCAGTGGCATTTACATTGCCCGAATTATCAACGAAGATCCCAACAGTGATGAATTCGGCAGAGTAGCTACAAGAAAAATTGTAATCATACTATAG
- a CDS encoding PorV/PorQ family protein: MRLTKAIFLCILALLCTTDIYGQKKRAQTSMKFLSVSPSARASALSGAVTSVEMGAYSALYNPATMAYINGTYTASVGAVQWIADINHNSATLVYQPADGKFGVIGLNAISVDYGDILSTARADNEQGYIDLGTINPTAFAVGLSYANAVTDQFSVGANFRYSNQNLGSAAISTDGAGNYETQSFSAGTGVLDFGVLYKTGFRSLNFGMALRNFSPEVSYDDEGAELPLTFKIGVSMDVLDLTNLDPDVHSLLVSIDANRPRDYDEQLLFGLEYTFIDRFVLRGGYGFPKDEEQLTFGAGIKQPIGPLVLSVDYSYTQFGVFGEVNRFSAQIGF; encoded by the coding sequence GTGAGATTAACCAAAGCAATATTCCTCTGTATTTTAGCGCTTCTTTGTACCACAGATATATACGGGCAAAAGAAAAGAGCGCAAACAAGTATGAAATTCTTAAGTGTATCGCCCTCTGCCAGAGCTTCTGCCCTATCCGGAGCCGTTACTTCGGTTGAAATGGGAGCCTACTCTGCCTTATACAACCCGGCAACCATGGCCTATATAAACGGTACGTACACCGCAAGCGTAGGTGCTGTGCAATGGATAGCGGACATCAACCACAATTCAGCTACTCTGGTTTATCAGCCGGCCGATGGTAAATTCGGAGTTATAGGGTTAAATGCTATTTCGGTTGATTACGGAGACATCCTATCCACGGCAAGGGCCGACAACGAGCAGGGCTATATTGACCTTGGTACCATCAACCCAACAGCCTTTGCAGTAGGTCTTTCTTATGCAAATGCGGTGACCGACCAGTTTTCTGTTGGTGCAAACTTCAGGTACAGTAATCAAAACTTAGGAAGTGCTGCAATTAGCACGGATGGGGCAGGGAACTACGAAACCCAATCATTTTCGGCGGGAACCGGGGTGCTGGATTTCGGAGTGCTCTATAAAACAGGGTTCAGAAGCTTAAATTTCGGAATGGCGCTCAGGAATTTCTCTCCGGAAGTAAGTTATGATGATGAAGGAGCTGAGCTGCCGCTTACGTTTAAGATTGGGGTATCCATGGATGTGCTGGACTTGACGAATCTCGACCCGGATGTTCATTCATTATTGGTAAGTATAGATGCGAATCGCCCCAGAGACTATGATGAACAACTTCTGTTCGGTCTGGAATATACGTTTATTGATCGGTTCGTACTTCGCGGAGGATATGGTTTCCCGAAAGATGAAGAGCAGCTTACTTTCGGTGCCGGTATCAAACAGCCTATCGGTCCATTAGTGCTGAGTGTTGATTACTCATATACTCAGTTCGGTGTTTTTGGAGAGGTAAACAGGTTTAGTGCTCAAATAGGATTTTAA
- a CDS encoding IPT/TIG domain-containing protein, whose translation MKFRKINRLVLLAVLATGLISCKEGNSVYDPGYEPSKPNPVVTNITPENGYLAGVDSVIIIGENFASHPDSVIVNFGGSAGVVKSATETRLVVRPGTIWGDNLDVRVGVRGAEFFSEPYQYDLIQPFGFYPGVDESNTPTSPVAVDAQNNIYTIINTNGIIRYTRISPDGTITTDMTRYPGELNENDNPYPSDSTMRFTAYSTMEVGPNGDLFMAQQNLRAIFSKEFGNDLQEDVWVASSSGNLKIRDFVFDNNGYLWVVGADSDQIHRFNTANRNESKTPFAGALSSVAFYSNNNELFVGGEIDGGQKVWKFTIDGGGNLTQGGLYFDYGQHYEGSVSDMIFASNGELIITTGREINDVSKPSMVRVFPDGRHEAFYEGMLKPGATSITWRDDEFAVVTIRGEENSINFLDMYDRRRAGIFGF comes from the coding sequence ATGAAGTTCAGAAAAATAAATCGTCTCGTATTATTAGCAGTTTTAGCTACCGGATTGATCTCCTGTAAAGAAGGCAATAGTGTGTACGATCCGGGCTATGAACCGTCAAAACCAAATCCTGTAGTAACCAATATCACTCCTGAAAACGGATATCTTGCCGGAGTGGATTCTGTTATTATAATAGGTGAAAACTTTGCCTCACATCCAGATAGCGTAATCGTAAACTTTGGAGGTTCGGCGGGCGTGGTTAAAAGTGCTACCGAAACCCGCCTAGTGGTTCGGCCGGGCACTATTTGGGGTGATAACCTGGATGTAAGAGTTGGCGTTCGTGGTGCCGAGTTTTTCAGTGAACCCTATCAATATGACCTTATTCAGCCATTTGGTTTCTATCCCGGGGTAGATGAAAGTAATACACCAACATCTCCTGTTGCAGTTGACGCTCAAAACAATATTTATACCATTATTAACACGAATGGGATTATCAGGTACACGAGAATTTCTCCCGATGGCACCATCACTACCGACATGACAAGATATCCCGGTGAATTAAATGAAAACGACAACCCATATCCGTCTGACAGTACCATGCGTTTTACTGCTTACTCCACGATGGAAGTGGGGCCGAATGGTGATTTATTTATGGCTCAGCAGAACCTGAGAGCCATTTTCAGTAAAGAATTCGGTAATGACCTGCAGGAAGATGTTTGGGTGGCTTCTTCCTCCGGTAACTTAAAGATTCGTGATTTTGTTTTTGATAACAACGGGTACCTGTGGGTTGTAGGAGCAGACAGTGATCAAATTCACAGATTCAACACGGCTAATAGAAATGAGTCCAAGACTCCCTTTGCAGGAGCACTATCTTCGGTTGCATTTTATAGTAATAACAACGAACTATTTGTGGGTGGAGAAATTGATGGCGGACAAAAAGTTTGGAAATTTACCATTGACGGAGGAGGTAACCTGACACAAGGAGGCCTATATTTTGATTATGGACAGCATTACGAAGGATCTGTTTCAGATATGATATTTGCTTCAAACGGTGAATTAATTATAACAACGGGCAGAGAAATTAATGATGTATCGAAGCCAAGTATGGTAAGAGTATTTCCTGATGGGCGTCATGAAGCTTTCTACGAAGGAATGCTAAAGCCCGGTGCCACAAGTATAACCTGGAGGGATGATGAATTTGCTGTAGTAACCATTCGTGGAGAAGAAAACAGCATTAATTTCCTGGACATGTATGACCGAAGAAGGGCCGGGATTTTCGGATTTTAA
- a CDS encoding T9SS type A sorting domain-containing protein gives MMKTNKLLMVLSFMLLPALAFAQWTQDTTFVPDGDDLFFEVHGVAVDNEGKVWVQSFYSTETIVVNRDLGDDGVPDTLSTRAIYVYNADGTPADFSPLTVLEWEDGETPNDTLGRYWDPSLNDGAGGYDTRSGRGIEADYDGNIIISQWNVLFKLNSDGKVLAKVAPEIGSLTEASTDRDGNVYVSAVVATDAPIVKYDPNLENPEEIITLTSSFSRDFQVSPDGNKVWWAGYTLGAVLEYSRPDEFSSFGAVPDTVLRGYKAESFDLHPQTYNLWIGSGSLNDVPAEGIQPQTWYAFDYSTLGSDETRLDSIQWAAGADVTAGYDNARPRALDFSPDGTIAYIGSFSAGETTVDLQKFTTDQVYTSNEDENKNEIPEGYSLSQNYPNPFNPTTNIEYTINEAGPVTLKVYDMTGREVATLVNTRMNAGEHVVSFDASNLSSGVYIYSLQANGVRLTNKMTLIK, from the coding sequence ATGATGAAAACGAATAAACTATTAATGGTGCTAAGTTTTATGCTGTTACCGGCATTGGCTTTTGCACAATGGACGCAGGACACAACATTTGTCCCTGATGGAGATGATCTCTTCTTCGAGGTACATGGTGTAGCCGTAGATAATGAAGGCAAAGTTTGGGTTCAGTCATTTTATTCGACTGAAACTATAGTTGTTAACAGAGATCTCGGGGATGACGGGGTGCCAGATACATTAAGTACCCGTGCCATTTACGTTTACAATGCTGATGGTACACCTGCTGATTTCTCACCACTTACCGTATTAGAATGGGAAGATGGAGAAACACCAAATGACACCCTGGGTAGATACTGGGATCCTTCATTAAACGATGGAGCGGGAGGATACGATACCCGATCCGGTCGAGGTATTGAAGCTGATTATGATGGTAATATCATTATTTCTCAGTGGAACGTATTATTCAAACTGAACTCAGATGGTAAAGTATTAGCTAAAGTTGCTCCAGAAATTGGTTCACTTACAGAAGCTTCTACTGACCGAGATGGTAATGTTTACGTTTCTGCTGTAGTAGCAACAGATGCTCCTATCGTTAAGTACGATCCTAATCTCGAGAATCCTGAAGAGATCATTACTCTTACTTCAAGCTTTTCACGTGACTTCCAGGTTTCCCCTGATGGAAACAAAGTCTGGTGGGCTGGATATACCTTAGGGGCTGTGCTGGAATACTCACGTCCGGACGAATTCAGTAGCTTTGGTGCTGTACCAGATACTGTTTTAAGAGGTTATAAAGCAGAAAGCTTCGATCTGCATCCACAAACCTATAACCTGTGGATTGGTTCAGGTTCATTGAATGATGTACCAGCTGAAGGTATTCAACCACAAACCTGGTATGCCTTTGACTATTCTACATTAGGATCTGACGAAACACGATTGGATAGTATCCAATGGGCAGCTGGTGCTGATGTAACAGCTGGTTATGACAACGCACGTCCTCGTGCTCTTGATTTCTCCCCTGATGGTACCATTGCCTATATTGGTTCATTCAGTGCAGGTGAAACAACGGTGGATCTTCAGAAGTTTACCACCGATCAAGTTTATACATCTAACGAAGATGAGAACAAAAATGAGATTCCGGAAGGCTATAGCTTAAGCCAGAACTATCCGAATCCGTTTAACCCAACGACTAACATTGAATATACTATTAACGAGGCCGGACCGGTTACTCTGAAAGTATATGACATGACAGGTCGTGAAGTGGCAACACTTGTAAATACGCGAATGAATGCAGGAGAGCACGTTGTTTCTTTCGATGCTTCTAACCTGTCTTCCGGCGTTTACATTTATTCGCTGCAGGCTAATGGCGTTCGTCTAACGAACAAAATGACTCTGATTAAGTAA
- a CDS encoding family 10 glycosylhydrolase, translating into MSFKKSILLLFATLLAGSTIAQQNEPPKKEFRATWMATVINLDWPASGDLPVRFQKQSLTDRLDDLKAAGINTLYFQIRTEGDALYDSDIEPWSKYLTGEEGVAPDPYWDPLEFVIEEAHKRGMELHAWLNPYRAMRTIPDDFTQKIFNNESIDESLKPFLGRYYDANSKNKLPGTTARDSLHVANKHPEWLFVMNDKIAIMNPGLPEVMEYNVKVVMDVVNRYDVDGIHFDDYFYPYPPNHMGSSSENEALDDSTFAQYPRGFDNKDDWRRNNIDLFVEMLHDSIQVVKPWVKFGISPFGIWKSGIPQGTSGMDAYSVIYGDGIAWLEQRTIDYITPQLYWAFTRFGTAQDYGKLADWWAEQAVANDRHIYPGHGLYRSSSSTFSNTLFDADEIPRQIRHNRNNENISGSVFFRSSNITTYSSKGFADSLKTNFYKYAALQPTMAWKDTTAPNSPQNLVVNRDSEKEYVFELSWDKPEVDVQTKVSAAGHVDTLIKYAVYRVDAGSSPNTVEEMESPYNLVAVTGETSYTDIAPPSEESHWYFVTAVSRNNVESEPTAAAEGGIVVSNEEVEETPEQISLSQNYPNPFNPVTRITFDLPNSGFTTLKVFDMLGRQVTELVSRNMTAGEHTVNFDASELSSGIYIYQLNRGDVSLTRKMTLIK; encoded by the coding sequence ATGTCGTTTAAAAAATCAATACTACTTTTATTTGCAACTTTACTTGCCGGCAGTACAATTGCTCAACAAAATGAGCCCCCTAAAAAAGAATTCAGAGCCACATGGATGGCAACGGTAATAAACCTGGATTGGCCGGCTTCCGGTGATTTGCCTGTCCGTTTTCAAAAGCAAAGTTTAACCGACCGTTTGGATGACCTTAAAGCGGCGGGAATAAACACCTTATACTTTCAGATAAGAACTGAAGGGGACGCTCTGTATGATTCAGATATTGAACCCTGGTCGAAGTATTTGACCGGAGAAGAAGGCGTTGCACCGGATCCATATTGGGATCCTTTAGAATTTGTAATTGAAGAAGCTCATAAAAGAGGAATGGAACTTCATGCATGGCTGAACCCTTACCGCGCCATGCGTACAATTCCTGATGATTTCACACAAAAGATTTTCAACAATGAAAGCATCGACGAAAGCCTGAAGCCTTTTCTCGGCAGATACTACGATGCGAACTCAAAAAATAAGCTTCCCGGAACTACTGCACGCGATTCTCTGCATGTAGCTAATAAGCATCCGGAGTGGCTGTTTGTAATGAATGACAAAATTGCCATTATGAATCCCGGCCTGCCGGAGGTAATGGAATACAATGTTAAGGTGGTGATGGATGTAGTAAACCGCTACGATGTGGATGGAATCCACTTTGACGATTATTTCTATCCGTACCCTCCCAATCACATGGGCAGTTCCAGTGAGAACGAAGCTCTGGACGACAGCACCTTTGCTCAATATCCGCGGGGTTTTGATAATAAAGACGATTGGAGAAGAAACAATATCGACCTTTTTGTAGAGATGCTTCATGACAGCATCCAGGTTGTAAAACCCTGGGTTAAATTCGGTATCAGTCCCTTTGGAATTTGGAAAAGCGGAATTCCTCAAGGCACGAGTGGGATGGATGCCTACAGCGTTATTTACGGTGATGGTATAGCATGGCTGGAACAACGAACAATTGATTATATAACCCCTCAGTTGTACTGGGCATTTACCCGATTCGGGACGGCCCAGGATTATGGCAAGCTTGCAGACTGGTGGGCAGAACAGGCCGTGGCTAACGATCGCCATATCTATCCGGGGCATGGACTTTATCGTTCCAGCAGCAGTACCTTTTCCAATACCTTGTTTGATGCCGATGAGATTCCCCGTCAAATTCGACATAACAGGAATAATGAAAACATAAGCGGAAGTGTGTTTTTCAGATCCAGCAACATTACCACCTATTCTTCCAAAGGATTTGCGGATTCCCTGAAAACGAACTTCTACAAGTATGCAGCCCTGCAGCCAACCATGGCCTGGAAAGATACAACGGCCCCGAACAGCCCTCAAAACTTGGTGGTAAACAGGGATTCCGAAAAGGAATATGTATTTGAGCTGAGCTGGGATAAGCCGGAAGTTGACGTGCAGACTAAAGTATCTGCTGCCGGGCATGTTGATACGCTGATTAAATACGCGGTTTACCGGGTAGATGCCGGTTCGTCTCCAAATACCGTTGAGGAGATGGAAAGCCCTTATAACCTGGTTGCCGTAACCGGGGAGACGTCATATACCGATATCGCTCCTCCATCCGAAGAAAGTCACTGGTACTTTGTTACAGCTGTGAGCAGAAACAATGTAGAAAGTGAGCCTACAGCCGCTGCCGAAGGTGGAATCGTGGTTTCAAACGAGGAGGTTGAGGAGACACCGGAGCAAATCTCCCTGTCTCAAAACTATCCGAATCCTTTTAACCCGGTAACGCGAATTACCTTCGACTTACCCAATAGCGGCTTTACCACGTTGAAAGTTTTTGACATGCTGGGCAGGCAGGTTACCGAGCTGGTCAGCCGAAATATGACGGCCGGCGAGCACACCGTTAATTTTGATGCCTCCGAACTGTCGTCAGGTATTTATATTTATCAGCTTAACAGGGGTGATGTTTCCTTAACTCGAAAAATGACGCTGATTAAATAA
- a CDS encoding metallophosphoesterase, with the protein MTTRRSFLRNIGLSALGMGTLFNGKHSDEDSFRIVHLTDQHVTSRRQGHEGYKKCIQSINALDPAPDLVLMGGDMVFDGLYTELETYQESIRLYRSITEELNVPYYHCIGNHDVLGLSSRRKVPKDHPGIGRKMIMKELGMEKDYYSFNHKGWHFVVLNSIFEFEGENGPAYKPMIGEEQMDWLRHDLGDHKDMPAILVSHMPAFSHKGQINNDFEMMAMSPFILQDNIDLRYVLERHNVKALLQGHTHINEDFRFNDVWYTTSQSASAAWWGGNWLGFKPGYTVFELGKEDILKWYPVEYEWEHQLEPDDTVERERIQTRQQLEQRQDSLYRAEIEN; encoded by the coding sequence ATGACCACCCGCAGATCTTTCTTAAGAAACATAGGACTGAGTGCCCTGGGAATGGGCACTTTGTTCAACGGTAAACATTCCGATGAAGATAGCTTTCGAATTGTCCACCTGACCGACCAGCATGTCACCTCTCGCAGGCAAGGACATGAGGGATATAAAAAGTGTATCCAATCCATTAATGCGCTTGATCCTGCCCCTGATTTAGTGTTAATGGGTGGAGATATGGTGTTTGACGGTTTGTACACCGAACTTGAGACTTATCAGGAATCCATACGGCTTTATCGAAGTATCACAGAAGAGCTCAATGTGCCTTATTATCATTGCATTGGAAACCATGATGTGCTCGGCCTCTCTTCCCGACGAAAAGTTCCGAAAGATCATCCAGGCATAGGCCGGAAAATGATTATGAAGGAGCTGGGGATGGAGAAAGATTACTACAGCTTCAATCATAAGGGATGGCATTTTGTAGTGTTGAATTCCATTTTTGAGTTTGAAGGGGAGAACGGCCCGGCCTATAAACCCATGATCGGGGAAGAACAAATGGACTGGCTCCGCCACGATCTTGGCGATCACAAAGACATGCCGGCTATTCTGGTTTCGCATATGCCTGCTTTTTCTCATAAGGGGCAAATCAACAACGATTTTGAGATGATGGCTATGAGTCCTTTCATCTTGCAGGATAATATTGATCTGCGGTATGTTTTAGAGCGTCATAATGTGAAAGCACTGCTGCAGGGGCACACCCATATCAACGAGGATTTTAGATTTAATGATGTTTGGTACACAACGTCTCAGTCTGCTTCTGCTGCATGGTGGGGTGGAAACTGGTTAGGTTTTAAACCCGGATATACGGTATTTGAACTTGGCAAGGAAGACATTTTGAAGTGGTACCCGGTGGAGTACGAATGGGAGCATCAGCTGGAGCCTGATGATACCGTGGAAAGGGAAAGAATACAGACCAGACAACAACTGGAGCAAAGGCAGGATAGCCTTTACCGCGCCGAAATTGAGAACTAA